Proteins encoded within one genomic window of Eleutherodactylus coqui strain aEleCoq1 chromosome 1, aEleCoq1.hap1, whole genome shotgun sequence:
- the LOC136587571 gene encoding protein kinase C delta type-like — protein MNGNKPLFPLLHRDLKPDNILVTSAGHLKIADFGLALEDIYGDRTASGYAGTPDFMAPEMLSGEEYNAAIDWYALGIILNIMVTSRSKYHRGRFNASNIEAKNIIKKLLREDRTTRLGVHGDIRAQRFFRHINWDLVEALQMRPPHIPVPSNNIRHGSRPFNLKRMEAAEAHHSAISADHQALFTGFSFVSTNWKTLDSTPAL, from the exons ATGAATGGGAATAAACCATTGTTTCCTCTACTTCACAGAGATCTCAAGCCGGATAACATCCTGGTGACTTCAGCGGGCCATCTAAAGATCGCCGACTTCGGGTTGGCCCTCGAGGACATCTATGGAGACCGCACAGCCTCCGGATATGCTGGAACACCGGacttcatggctcctgagatgctgagcggggaggagtacaatgctgccatcgacTGGTATGCCTTAGGTATCATTCTAAATATCATGGTTACCAGCAGGTCCAAGTATCATCGAGGACGATTTAATGCCTCCAACATCGAGGCGAAGAACATCATCAAGAAG ctcctCCGGGAAGATCGTACGACGCGCTTAGGGGTCCACGGTGACATCAGAGCCCAGAGGTTTTTCCGGCATATCAATTGGGATTTGGTAGAAGCCCTGCAGATGCGACCACCACACATTCCTGTACCA TCAAACAACATCCGGCACGGCTCAAGACCATTTAATCTCAAGAGGATGGAGGCAGCAGAAGCCCACCACTCGGCCATATCGGCAGAccaccaggccttattcacagggttttcatttgtcagcactaactggaaaaccctggacagcacaccggctctttaa